A window of the Vicia villosa cultivar HV-30 ecotype Madison, WI unplaced genomic scaffold, Vvil1.0 ctg.000685F_1_1, whole genome shotgun sequence genome harbors these coding sequences:
- the LOC131630475 gene encoding vacuolar protein 8-like, with protein MKESTDSDPITICLTLTNSLLHQEIPTVHHLKSKWSIARLKLTSLQTHLTDFSTEYSTSSTTNPLSLHLLHSITQTLHDAVSLSHHCQSPSDLPLGKLQTQSHLDSLIATLHRHLNDCDVLFRSGLLLETPAFSKREAVRSLSRNLIARLQIGSTDSRAAAIDSLLSLLHEDDKNVTIAVAQGVVPVLVRLLDSSSDMKEKTVAAISKVSTVDSGKNNLLAEGLLLLNHLLRVLDSGSGLAIEKACIALQALSFTRDNARAIGSRGGISSLLGICQGGTPGSQASAAAVLRNLAKFNEIRENFAEENAVGVLLGLASSGTILAQENAIGCVANLISEDEGMRVLAYKEGGIECLKNFWDSAPMIQSLEVGVEMLRYLALTGPIGEVLVAEGFIGRVMGVLNCEVLTVRIAAAKAVYAMGLNGGNKTRKEMGECGCVPFLIKMLDGKGAEEKESAAMALSVLLQHPFNRRVFRKDERGIVSTVQLLNPSLVNLDKQYPVSVLVSLLHSKTCRKQMVAAGAGVYTQKLVELDVPGSKKLSDGLGRGKIWGVFARP; from the coding sequence ATGAAGGAATCAACAGACTCAGACCCAATAACAATTTGCCTCACTCTAACCAACTCCCTTCTCCACCAAGAAATCCCCACCGTCCATCACTTAAAATCCAAATGGTCAATCGCCCGACTCAAACTCACCTCCCTCCAAACCCACCTCACCGATTTCTCCACCGAATATTCCACTTCCTCCACCACCAACCCCCTCTCCCTCCACCTCCTCCACTCCATCACCCAAACCCTCCACGACGCCGTTTCACTCTCTCACCACTGCCAATCCCCCTCCGATTTACCTCTCGGAAAACTCCAAACCCAAAGCCACCTCGACTCCCTCATCGCCACCCTCCACCGCCACCTCAACGACTGCGACGTCCTCTTCCGCAGCGGCCTCCTCCTCGAAACCCCCGCTTTCTCCAAACGTGAAGCCGTTCGATCTCTTTCCAGAAACCTCATCGCACGGTTGCAAATCGGGTCCACTGACTCAAGAGCCGCCGCGATTGATTCACTTCTCTCCTTACTCCACGAAGACGATAAAAATGTTACTATAGCCGTCGCGCAGGGTGTAGTTCCGGTGCTCGTTCGTTTACTGGACTCCTCCTCTGATATGAAGGAGAAAACCGTCGCTGCTATTTCTAAAGTCTCGACAGTGGATAGTGGGAAGAATAATCTACTTGCGGAGGGGTTGTTGCTGTTGAATCATTTGCTTAGGGTTTTGGATTCTGGAAGTGGTTTAGCTATAGAGAAAGCTTGTATTGCGCTTCAGGCGTTGAGTTTTACTAGAGATAATGCGAGAGCGATTGGATCTAGAGGTGGGATTTCGTCTCTGTTAGGGATTTGTCAGGGTGGGACGCCTGGTTCGCAAGCTTCGGCGGCGGCGGTTTTGAGGAATTTGGCGAAATTTAATGAGATTAGAGAGAATTTTGCGGAGGAGAATGCGGTTGGTGTTTTGTTAGGGTTGGCTTCTTCTGGGACGATATTGGCGCAAGAGAATGCGATTGGTTGTGTGGCGAATTTGATTTCGGAGGATGAGGGGATGAGGGTTTTGGCTTATAAGGAAGGTGGGATTGAGTGTTTGAAGAATTTTTGGGATTCGGCTCCGATGATTCAGAGTCTTGAAGTTGGTGTTGAAATGTTGAGGTATTTGGCGTTGACGGGTCCGATTGGGGAGGTTCTTGTTGCAGAAGGGTTTATTGGGAGGGTGATGGGAGTGTTGAATTGTGAAGTTCTGACGGTGAGGATAGCGGCTGCGAAAGCGGTTTATGCAATGGGTTTGAATGGTGGAAACAAAACCAGAAAGGAAATGGGGGAATGTGGGTGTGTTCCTTTTTTGATTAAGATGTTAGATGGGAAAGGCGCGGAGGAGAAAGAATCCGCTGCAATGGCGTTGTCCGTGTTACTGCAACACCCTTTCAATAGAAGGGTTTTTCGGAAGGATGAAAGGGGAATAGTTAGTACAGTTCAGCTATTGAACCCTTCTTTGGTTAATTTAGATAAGCAATACCCAGTTTCTGTTCTGGTTTCGCTCTTGCATTCTAAGACTTGTAGGAAACAAATGGTGGCTGCTGGTGCTGGTGTATATACGCAGAAGCTTGTTGAATTGGATGTTCCGGGTTCAAAGAAATTGTCGGATGGACTTGGTCGTGGTAAGATCTGGGGAGTTTTTGCAAGACCCTAA